One part of the Halobacteria archaeon AArc-dxtr1 genome encodes these proteins:
- a CDS encoding orc1/cdc6 family replication initiation protein: MILEFDKQDKLIKDRSLLDSTKVVKEDRIVGRDDQLQDVTKMLRVALGNNRPPNLFLYGPSGTGKSLITKAVCKNISRICETRDIRFGTIEVNCQDLDTLGVAVYELAKRAAEESGDEVRVPKHGISTKEKWNELYRIVNENFDSAVFVLDELDMLVGRRDKDEPAFSRLLYQLSRAGANNELSAFVSVVAISNNVKMMEYVGSRALSSFTPEDVHFDDYDANQLQAILHRRKDAFYEDVLDEDVIPLASAFAAQTHGDARKAIDLIRVAGELAEREGDTRVREQHVRRAQDKVEKNRVLEVIRGISTQKKLCLYATASVAAETNTGSARSTIGYHVYQYITSSIDADQYHQETYVNKMKELTTYSLVDFERRSYGPRSGMFLEFQFAERPQTILNTLREDSRLDMVSHEDVVEIVTTQLRDQNTPAKSNVDWHV, from the coding sequence ATGATTCTCGAATTCGACAAGCAGGACAAGCTAATCAAGGATCGTTCGCTTCTGGACTCTACAAAGGTCGTCAAGGAGGATCGGATCGTCGGTCGAGACGATCAGCTTCAGGACGTCACGAAGATGCTTCGCGTTGCTCTCGGAAACAACCGCCCCCCGAATCTCTTTCTGTATGGCCCTTCTGGCACCGGAAAGTCACTGATCACAAAAGCAGTCTGTAAAAACATTTCGCGTATCTGTGAGACGCGTGATATCCGGTTTGGCACGATCGAAGTGAACTGCCAGGATCTGGATACCCTTGGTGTGGCCGTCTACGAACTGGCCAAGCGTGCTGCAGAGGAGTCAGGAGACGAGGTACGCGTCCCCAAGCACGGGATTTCGACCAAGGAGAAGTGGAACGAACTCTACCGCATCGTCAACGAGAACTTCGATTCTGCGGTGTTCGTCCTCGACGAACTCGACATGCTCGTCGGTCGGCGCGACAAGGATGAGCCCGCATTTTCCCGACTCCTGTATCAACTCTCTCGGGCTGGTGCGAACAATGAGCTGTCTGCGTTCGTCTCTGTCGTTGCCATTTCGAACAACGTCAAAATGATGGAGTACGTCGGGAGCCGCGCGCTGAGTTCGTTTACTCCAGAGGACGTTCACTTCGACGATTACGATGCAAATCAGTTACAGGCGATCCTTCACCGTCGAAAAGATGCGTTTTACGAGGATGTCCTCGACGAAGACGTTATCCCGCTGGCATCTGCCTTCGCGGCACAGACACACGGCGACGCGCGAAAGGCGATCGATCTGATTCGCGTCGCTGGGGAACTCGCCGAGCGCGAGGGAGACACTCGTGTTCGCGAACAACACGTCCGGCGGGCCCAGGATAAAGTGGAAAAGAATCGTGTTCTTGAGGTTATACGCGGCATCAGCACGCAAAAGAAGCTGTGTCTGTACGCAACCGCCTCAGTCGCAGCTGAAACAAATACTGGCTCTGCCCGGAGCACAATCGGATATCACGTCTACCAGTACATTACGAGCTCGATCGATGCAGATCAGTACCATCAAGAAACCTACGTGAATAAAATGAAGGAGTTAACGACGTACTCGCTGGTCGACTTCGAGCGTCGGAGTTACGGTCCGCGATCGGGAATGTTCCTCGAATTCCAGTTTGCCGAGCGACCACAAACGATTCTGAACACACTTCGGGAAGATTCGCGGCTGGATATGGTGTCCCACGAGGATGTCGTAGAAATTGTCACCACACAGTTACGCGATCAAAATACGCCGGCGAAGTCGAACGTTGATTGGCACGTGTGA